Proteins encoded within one genomic window of Thiothrix litoralis:
- a CDS encoding lysine/arginine/ornithine ABC transporter substrate-binding protein translates to MKKLTLLLSSTVLALAVAGTAQAADKLRLGTEGAYAPFNTVDKDGKLAGFDIDIGNALCKAMETECEWVTSDWDGLIPALDAKKFDAIVASMSITDERKEKIDFSGKYYSTPIKCARETGKTVDPTQTDTLKGKMIGVQSGVVSDNFARATFKDIAEITAYKTQDEANMDLLSGRVDLVCADSVVLAPFVKDEKNAGKVEFVGGDFDDKKFIGDGVGIGVRKGDTALAEKLNKAIAKIREDGTYAEINKKYFDFDLYGE, encoded by the coding sequence ATGAAAAAACTTACCCTTCTACTGTCCAGTACCGTACTGGCTTTGGCTGTTGCCGGTACTGCACAAGCCGCCGACAAACTGCGACTCGGCACCGAAGGCGCGTATGCTCCGTTCAATACCGTGGATAAAGACGGCAAGCTGGCAGGCTTTGACATCGACATCGGCAACGCACTGTGCAAGGCGATGGAGACCGAATGCGAATGGGTCACCTCCGACTGGGACGGCCTGATCCCCGCGCTGGATGCGAAAAAATTTGACGCCATCGTTGCCTCCATGTCGATCACGGACGAGCGTAAGGAAAAGATCGACTTCAGCGGCAAATACTATTCCACCCCGATCAAGTGCGCCCGCGAAACCGGCAAAACGGTTGACCCGACCCAAACCGATACTCTCAAGGGCAAAATGATCGGCGTGCAAAGCGGCGTTGTCTCGGATAATTTTGCACGGGCAACCTTTAAAGACATTGCTGAAATCACCGCCTACAAAACCCAAGACGAAGCCAATATGGATCTGCTTTCCGGGCGTGTCGATTTGGTGTGTGCGGATTCCGTGGTACTCGCCCCCTTCGTCAAGGATGAGAAAAACGCCGGTAAGGTCGAATTCGTCGGCGGCGATTTCGACGACAAAAAATTCATCGGTGATGGCGTCGGTATTGGCGTGCGCAAAGGCGACACCGCGCTGGCTGAAAAGCTGAACAAGGCGATTGCCAAAATCCGGGAGGATGGCACTTACGCCGAAATCAACAAGAAATACTTCGACTTCGACCTGTACGGGGAATAA
- a CDS encoding ABC transporter permease, with amino-acid sequence MLDLQGYGWMLLQGLQMTVLVGLCAMLVAILFGLLGTWGKFSHSRLANWAADTYTTVVRGVPELILLLLVYYGVPKLIQDGAAALGYDMRLDLNPFVAGFLTIGFIYGAFCTEVLRGAFLAVPRGQMEAARAIGMSRTLAFRRVQLPLAMRMALPGLGNVWMVLIKATALISLIQLDELMRKAKLAATATHQPFTFYFLASLLFLAITLVSMLVLKRAETWAKRGVRT; translated from the coding sequence TTGCTGGATTTACAAGGTTACGGCTGGATGCTGTTGCAAGGTCTGCAAATGACCGTGCTGGTGGGGTTGTGCGCCATGTTGGTGGCTATCCTGTTCGGTTTGCTGGGCACGTGGGGCAAGTTCTCGCACTCACGGCTGGCGAATTGGGCGGCGGATACGTACACCACCGTGGTGCGCGGCGTGCCGGAACTGATCCTGCTGTTGCTGGTGTATTACGGCGTGCCCAAGCTGATTCAGGATGGGGCTGCCGCTCTAGGCTATGACATGCGCCTTGACCTGAACCCGTTTGTGGCGGGCTTTCTGACCATCGGTTTCATCTACGGCGCATTTTGTACCGAAGTGCTGCGCGGGGCGTTTTTAGCCGTCCCGCGTGGGCAGATGGAAGCGGCGCGAGCAATTGGCATGAGCCGTACCCTTGCGTTCCGCCGGGTGCAATTGCCGCTGGCGATGCGCATGGCCTTGCCCGGGCTGGGCAATGTGTGGATGGTGCTGATCAAGGCCACTGCGCTGATTTCATTGATCCAATTGGATGAATTGATGCGTAAGGCCAAACTCGCCGCCACCGCCACTCACCAGCCGTTTACCTTTTATTTCCTCGCCTCCTTACTGTTTCTGGCGATTACGCTGGTGTCGATGCTGGTGCTGAAACGTGCCGAAACCTGGGCGAAACGCGGGGTGCGTACATGA
- a CDS encoding coiled-coil domain-containing protein, with the protein MLGYIDWIIILVALMAAIGAVLLLLPQTNSKETQGLRVVRLQAEADRKRVADVLEVTQHGAQDAESLLSKLKAQVEQTTRSYEASQARAEQAERIIERVTTAEQEIRDISSQLGDRLQHLQGYWDEQLGDSVESVKRIRSKLHEGLTQVDDSLIRLREQEKMAQGFTRRLLNHHQEQAHNQQENARMSAEVHNRLEAMLKESSHLLEQMQRYQQDADTVFLKFNTEMEGLESQASEHFSTLSQSTDLARHELTSGLEESRKHVETMRRREEQSNDLSRRIHQQFEQIDHIRVERIAKTLDLTEQMSSDLHKGMENARDLLFSLEVAVQNVTTSLDAKQPAAAPAHADESEALPLMQETLEASNSDDAAEIVAEVEEMVASATPTQDAEVSKLADIGNLRPVKENEEEPTPHNLMALRAYR; encoded by the coding sequence ATGCTGGGTTATATTGACTGGATCATCATTCTGGTTGCACTAATGGCTGCGATAGGAGCCGTATTACTGCTGTTACCGCAAACCAATAGCAAGGAAACCCAAGGGCTGCGCGTGGTTCGCTTGCAAGCCGAAGCCGACCGCAAACGGGTTGCTGATGTACTGGAAGTGACTCAACACGGCGCACAGGATGCTGAGAGTCTACTCAGTAAACTCAAAGCCCAAGTCGAACAAACCACCCGCAGCTACGAAGCCAGTCAGGCGCGAGCCGAACAAGCCGAACGCATTATTGAACGGGTAACCACGGCCGAACAGGAAATCCGCGACATTTCCAGCCAACTCGGCGACCGTCTGCAACACCTGCAAGGCTATTGGGATGAACAACTCGGCGATTCTGTCGAAAGCGTCAAACGCATCCGCAGCAAATTGCACGAAGGGCTGACACAGGTTGACGACAGTCTGATCCGTTTGCGCGAACAGGAAAAAATGGCGCAAGGGTTCACCCGCCGCCTGCTCAACCATCATCAGGAACAAGCGCACAACCAGCAGGAAAATGCTCGCATGTCCGCTGAAGTCCACAACCGTCTGGAAGCCATGCTCAAGGAGTCCAGCCACTTGCTGGAACAAATGCAGCGTTACCAGCAGGATGCCGATACCGTGTTCCTGAAATTCAATACCGAAATGGAAGGACTGGAATCACAAGCCAGCGAGCATTTCAGCACCCTGTCCCAAAGCACCGATCTGGCACGCCACGAGCTGACATCTGGTCTGGAAGAAAGCCGCAAACATGTCGAAACCATGCGCCGCCGCGAAGAGCAAAGCAACGACCTGAGCCGCCGCATCCACCAGCAATTCGAGCAGATCGACCACATCCGCGTGGAACGTATTGCCAAAACGCTGGATCTGACCGAACAAATGTCCAGCGACTTGCACAAAGGCATGGAAAATGCGCGTGATCTGCTGTTCTCACTGGAAGTAGCCGTGCAAAACGTCACTACCAGCCTGGACGCCAAACAACCCGCCGCAGCACCTGCACACGCAGACGAATCCGAGGCACTACCGTTGATGCAGGAAACGCTCGAAGCTTCCAACTCCGATGATGCCGCCGAAATCGTTGCCGAAGTTGAAGAAATGGTAGCCTCCGCCACACCAACTCAAGATGCAGAAGTCAGCAAACTGGCTGACATCGGCAATCTGCGCCCCGTCAAAGAAAACGAAGAAGAGCCTACCCCGCATAACCTGATGGCACTGCGGGCTTACCGTTAA
- a CDS encoding ABC transporter ATP-binding protein: MPPEHALVVNNIKKRFGDLAVLNGISLTAHKGDVISLLGSSGSGKSTLLRCINLLETPDEGEVYVTGERIEMTHDRHGKTIPKSQKQVDHIRTRLGMVFQGFNLWSHRTILDNIIEAPVHVLGIPKAEAKEYALELLHKVGIASKADSYPDHLSGGQQQRVAIARALAMKPAVMLFDEPTSALDPELVGEVLRVMRQLADEGMTMLVVTHEMGFAREVSSQVIFLHQGQIEEQGSPEQVFGNPISERCQQFLASQLK; encoded by the coding sequence ATGCCCCCGGAACATGCCCTCGTCGTCAACAACATCAAAAAACGCTTCGGTGATTTAGCCGTCCTCAATGGTATCTCGCTGACCGCACACAAGGGCGATGTCATCTCCCTGCTGGGTTCTAGCGGTTCTGGCAAGAGCACCCTACTCCGTTGCATCAACTTGCTGGAAACCCCGGATGAAGGCGAGGTTTACGTCACGGGTGAACGCATTGAAATGACCCATGACCGCCACGGCAAAACCATTCCCAAAAGCCAGAAGCAGGTTGACCACATCCGCACCCGTTTGGGCATGGTGTTCCAAGGCTTCAACTTGTGGAGCCACCGCACCATTCTGGACAATATTATCGAAGCGCCGGTGCATGTTCTCGGCATCCCCAAAGCCGAAGCCAAGGAATACGCATTGGAATTGCTGCACAAGGTCGGTATTGCCAGCAAAGCCGACAGTTACCCCGATCACTTGTCCGGTGGGCAGCAACAGCGCGTTGCCATTGCCCGCGCTCTGGCGATGAAACCCGCCGTGATGCTGTTTGACGAACCCACTTCCGCCCTCGACCCGGAATTGGTGGGCGAAGTGCTGCGCGTGATGCGCCAACTGGCCGACGAAGGCATGACCATGTTGGTCGTCACCCACGAAATGGGTTTTGCGCGGGAAGTCTCCTCACAAGTCATCTTTTTGCACCAAGGGCAAATCGAGGAGCAAGGTAGCCCCGAACAAGTATTCGGCAACCCGATATCCGAACGCTGCCAGCAATTCCTCGCCAGCCAGCTCAAATAA
- a CDS encoding ABC transporter permease → MNWELIWESLPKLLEGAGVTVQITLFSIAIGLLLAVPLALARLSSNKLLNWPATGFVFYFRGTPLLVQLFLIYYGSGQFRELFSDLGLWTYFRNAWFCAVLTLTLNTAAYSAEIFRGAIQAVPRGEIEAGKAFGMSGWLLFRRVTLPKAFRIALPAYGNEVVFLLQATSLVSTITVIDLTGAADLIRSKTFAVYEMYLTAAVLYLIMTYVLVYGFRLLEKRLNAYQRRPV, encoded by the coding sequence ATGAATTGGGAACTGATCTGGGAAAGCCTGCCGAAATTGCTGGAGGGCGCGGGCGTTACCGTGCAAATAACCCTGTTCAGCATTGCCATCGGTTTGCTGCTGGCTGTGCCGCTGGCGTTGGCGCGGCTCTCATCCAACAAGCTGTTGAACTGGCCTGCCACGGGGTTTGTGTTTTATTTCCGGGGCACGCCGTTGCTGGTGCAACTGTTCCTGATCTATTACGGCAGCGGGCAATTCCGCGAGCTGTTTAGCGATCTGGGCTTGTGGACGTATTTCCGTAATGCGTGGTTTTGCGCGGTGCTGACCCTGACCTTGAATACGGCTGCGTATTCAGCGGAAATTTTCCGGGGTGCGATTCAAGCCGTGCCGCGTGGCGAAATCGAGGCGGGTAAAGCGTTTGGTATGTCGGGCTGGTTATTGTTTCGGCGCGTGACTTTGCCGAAAGCCTTCCGCATTGCCCTACCCGCTTACGGGAATGAGGTGGTGTTTTTGCTGCAAGCCACCTCACTGGTGAGCACCATTACCGTGATTGACCTGACCGGCGCAGCGGATTTGATCCGTTCCAAAACCTTTGCGGTGTATGAAATGTACCTGACGGCGGCGGTGCTGTATCTGATCATGACCTATGTGCTGGTGTATGGCTTCCGGCTGCTGGAAAAGCGTTTAAACGCCTATCAGCGTCGCCCCGTATAA
- a CDS encoding MltA domain-containing protein, with protein sequence MLLKYAWLAGICLFASHTNAQTTTTPLPPACNVQPQGKVVTPTENCIRKTPALREGLVDLAVYLQTTTPSRLIAPEYQGKLDVSQLQDTATQLIHWLDSAPDARLPLEKQFSLQALGNTTAKRPVQYGGYYTPMLEVSATPTDTYQYPIYDKPASGLLPSRRTIMQGALHGKGLEIAWTNDPVGYYFMQVQGSGLIRYPDGHTQLLGFAGKNSYPYASIGRYMQQKGYLRTNNLSNTAVSEWLKLNPDKLDEVLNASQSFVFFHPVSDVVRSSSGLPVVAGHTVSVDTSLIPLGSILLAELALRDNNGKIVQHEWRLLLATDRRSDDRGVTRIGIYTGEGDEGRAAAQHFFPAGRAFILRTGS encoded by the coding sequence ATGCTGTTAAAATATGCATGGCTTGCAGGCATCTGCCTGTTTGCCAGCCACACCAATGCCCAAACCACCACCACGCCCCTTCCGCCAGCGTGCAACGTACAGCCTCAGGGGAAAGTCGTAACGCCCACGGAAAACTGTATCCGTAAAACCCCGGCCTTGCGCGAGGGGCTGGTGGATCTGGCGGTTTACCTGCAAACCACAACACCCTCACGGCTGATTGCACCGGAATATCAGGGAAAGCTCGATGTCAGCCAACTTCAGGATACCGCCACACAACTCATCCACTGGCTAGACAGTGCCCCGGACGCCAGACTCCCATTGGAAAAACAATTCAGCCTACAGGCACTGGGCAACACCACCGCAAAACGCCCGGTACAGTACGGTGGGTATTACACCCCCATGCTAGAAGTCAGCGCCACCCCAACGGACACGTATCAATACCCGATTTATGACAAGCCAGCCAGCGGCCTGCTACCCTCACGACGCACCATCATGCAAGGCGCATTGCACGGCAAGGGGCTGGAAATTGCCTGGACAAACGACCCGGTGGGTTATTATTTCATGCAAGTGCAAGGTTCCGGCCTGATCCGCTACCCGGATGGGCACACCCAACTGCTGGGCTTTGCCGGTAAAAACAGCTATCCCTACGCCAGTATTGGGCGTTACATGCAGCAGAAAGGCTATTTGCGCACCAATAACCTGTCGAACACAGCCGTCAGCGAATGGCTGAAACTAAACCCCGATAAGCTGGATGAAGTCTTGAATGCCAGCCAATCCTTCGTATTTTTTCACCCTGTCAGCGATGTGGTACGCAGTTCCTCCGGCCTGCCGGTGGTTGCCGGGCATACGGTCTCGGTCGATACCAGTCTGATCCCGCTGGGTTCCATCCTACTTGCTGAGCTGGCTTTGCGTGACAATAACGGCAAAATCGTGCAACATGAGTGGCGCTTGTTGCTGGCAACAGACCGTAGATCGGATGACAGGGGCGTCACCCGAATCGGTATCTATACTGGGGAAGGCGACGAAGGCCGTGCAGCAGCACAACACTTTTTCCCGGCAGGCAGGGCATTCATTCTACGAACTGGCTCATAA